In Xyrauchen texanus isolate HMW12.3.18 chromosome 23, RBS_HiC_50CHRs, whole genome shotgun sequence, a genomic segment contains:
- the LOC127663035 gene encoding stress-70 protein, mitochondrial: MLSVARTAVRNVSCSQKSSGSVSELIKKACWNGLTQQTLQTAARRHYASEAIKGAVIGIDLGTTNSCVAVMEGKQAKVLENAEGARTTPSVLAFTADGERLVGMPAKRQAVTNPNNTLYATKRLIGRRYDDAEVQKDLKNVPYKIVRASNGDAWLEAHGKLYSPSQAGAFILMKMKETAEGYLGHTVKNAVITVPAYFNDSQRQATKDAGQIAGLNVLRVINEPTAAALAYGLDKTQDKIIAVYDLGGGTFDISVLEIQKGVFEVKSTNGDTFLGGEDFDQHLLRHIVKEFKRESGVDLTKDNMALQRVREAAEKAKCELSSSLQTDINLPYLTMDASGPKHLNMKLTRSQFEGIVADLIRRTVAPCQKAMQDAEVSKSDIGEVLLVGGMSRMPKVQQTVQDLFGRAPSKSVNPDEAVAIGAAIQGGVLAGDVTDVLLLDVTPLSLGIETLGGVFTKLINRNTTIPTKKSQVFSTAADGQTQVEIKVCQGEREMAGDNKLLGQFTLVGLPPAPRGVPQIEVSFDIDANGIVHVSAKDKGTGREQQIVIQSSGGLSKDDIENMIKNAEKYAEEDRRRKDRVESVNMAEGIVQDTESKMEEFKDQLPADECNKLKEEIAKVRELLARKDAETGENIKQAATNLQQASLKLFEMAYKKMASEREGSGGSSSGGETGEKKEGQQ; the protein is encoded by the exons ATGTTGTCCGTAGCGAGAACAGCAGTCAGAAATGTGTCGTGCTCTCAGAAGAGTTCCGGCAGTGTGTCTGAACTCATCAAGAAG GCATGTTGGAATGGATTGACACAACAAACTCTCCAGACGGCAGCCAGACGCCATTATGC TTCGGAGGCGATCAAGGGGGCAGTCATTGGAATCGACCTGGGAACCACAAACTCTTGTGTGGCTGTCATGGAAGGCAAACAAGCAAAG GTCCTGGAAAACGCTGAGGGTGCACGGACGACCCCATCCGTGTTGGCCTTTACTGCTGACGGCGAGAGGCTTGTTGGAATGCCGGCCAAACGTCAAGCTGTGACAAACCCCAACAACACCCTCTACGCTACTAAACGTCTGATCGGACGGCGCTACGATGACGCTGAAGTTCAGAAAGATTT GAAAAATGTGCCTTATAAGATCGTGCGTGCTTCTAACGGTGACGCCTGGCTCGAAGCTCATGGCAAACTGTACTCGCCCAGTCAGGCCGGAGCCTTCATTCTGATGAAGATGAAGGAGACGGCAG AGGGCTACTTGGGTCATACAGTGAAGAACGCTGTCATTACGGTGCCTGCATACTTCAACGACTCCCAGAGACAG gcGACGAAAGACGCGGGTCAGATTGCAGGATTAAATGTGCTGCGTGTGATAAATGAACCGACTGCTGCTGCTTTAGCCTATGGACTTGACAAGACTCAGGACAAAAT AATTGCGGTTTATGATCTTGGTGGTGGGACGTTTGATATCTCTGTCCTGGAGATCCAGAAGGGGGTGTTTGAGGTGAAGTCCACCAATGGAGACACATTTCTGGGTGGAGAAGATTTCGATCAGCACTTGCTCAGACATATCGTCAAAGAGTTCAAGAGGGAG TCTGGTGTAGATCTGACTAAAGACAACATGGCACTGCAGAGGGTTAGAGAGGCGGCGGAGAAAGCCAAATGTGAGCTGTCTTCCTCTCTCCAG ACTGATATCAACCTGCCGTACCTGACGATGGACGCGTCTGGCCCCAAACACTTAAACATGAAGCTCACTCGCTCTCAGTTTGAAGGCATCGTGGCCGATCTCATCCGCAGGACGGTCGCACCCTGTCAGAAAGCCATGCAGGATGCTGAGGTTTCCAAGAGTGACATCGGTGAAGTGCTGCTGGTCGGTGGAATGTCCCGAATGCCCAAG GTCCAGCAGACGGTTCAGGATCTGTTTGGTCGAGCTCCCAGTAAATCTGTGAATCCGGATGAGGCCGTGGCTATTGGAGCGGCCATCCAGGGCGGCGTTCTCGCGGGAGACGTCACAGACGTGCTCTTGCTGGATGTTACGCCGCTGTCTCTAGGTATCGAGACTCTGGGAGGAGTCTTCACCAAACTCATCAACAGAAACACAACCATTCCTACCAAGAAAAGCCAG GTGTTCTCCACCGCTGCTGATGGACAGACCCAAGTAGAGATCAAAGTGTGTCAGGGCGAGCGAGAGATGGCTGGAGACAACAAGCTTCTGGGACAGTTCACACTG GTGGGCCTCCCTCCTGCTCCTCGCGGAGTTCCACAGATTGAAGTCTCCTTCGATATCGACGCTAATGGAATCGTGCACGTCTCGGCTAAAGACAAGGGAACCGGCCGCGAACAGCAGA TTGTCATCCAGTCGTCTGGCGGTCTCAGCAAAGACGACATCGAGAACATGATTAAGAATGCCGAGAAGTACGCAGAGGAGGACAGGAGACGGAAG GACCGCGTGGAATCCGTCAACATGGCTGAGGGCATCGTTCAAGACACCGAGTCCAAGATGGAGGAGTTTAAGGATCAGCTGCCAGCTGATGAG TGTAATAAACTGAAAGAGGAGATCGCGAAAGTACGAGAGCTGCTTGCACGGAAAGACGCAGAAACTGGAGAGAACATCAAACAAGCTGCTACAAACCTCCAGCAGGCCTCGCTCAAGCTCTTCGAGATGGCATATAAGAAG ATGGCGTCTGAGAGAGAAGGCAGCGGTGGCTCGAGCTCAGGAGGAGAAACAGGAGAGAAAAAGGAAGGACAGCAGTAA